The Streptomyces spororaveus genome includes a region encoding these proteins:
- the glmM gene encoding phosphoglucosamine mutase yields MGRLFGTDGVRGVANADLTAELALGLSVAAAHVLAEAGTFEGHRATAVVGRDPRASGEFLEAAVVAGLASAGVDVLRVGVLPTPAVAYLTGALGADLGVMLSASHNAMPDNGIKFFARGGHKLADELEDRIESTYEQHRTGAPWDRPTGSGVGRVSDYTEGFDRYVAHLIGVLPNRLDGLKVVLDEAHGAAAYVSPEAFTRAGAEIVTIGAEPNGLNINDGCGSTHLGLLKAAVVEHGADFGIAHDGDADRCLAVDGSGEEIDGDQILAVLALAMREAGQLRENTVVGTVMSNLGFKLAMEAEGIQVVQTGVGDRYVLESMKEHGYALGGEQSGHVIILDHATTGDGTLTGLLLAARVAATGKSLAELAGVMQRLPQVLINVPDVDKSRVTTSAELAAAVADAERELGTTGRVLLRSSGTEPLVRVMVEAADIEQARSVAGRLADVVKSALG; encoded by the coding sequence GTGGGACGACTCTTCGGGACGGACGGTGTACGCGGCGTTGCCAACGCGGATCTGACGGCGGAGCTCGCGCTCGGCCTCTCCGTGGCAGCTGCCCACGTACTGGCCGAGGCAGGCACCTTCGAAGGCCATCGGGCGACCGCGGTGGTCGGCCGGGACCCCCGCGCCTCGGGTGAATTCCTGGAGGCCGCTGTCGTGGCGGGCCTCGCGAGCGCGGGCGTGGACGTCCTGCGCGTCGGTGTGCTGCCCACCCCGGCGGTGGCGTATCTCACCGGTGCGCTGGGCGCCGACCTCGGCGTGATGCTCTCCGCCAGCCACAACGCCATGCCCGACAACGGCATCAAGTTCTTCGCGCGCGGCGGCCACAAGCTCGCCGACGAGCTGGAGGACCGCATCGAGTCGACCTACGAGCAGCACCGCACCGGCGCCCCCTGGGACCGGCCCACCGGCTCCGGCGTCGGCCGCGTCTCCGACTACACCGAGGGCTTCGACCGGTACGTCGCCCACCTCATCGGGGTCCTCCCGAACCGCCTCGACGGCCTGAAGGTCGTCCTGGACGAGGCCCACGGCGCGGCCGCGTACGTCTCGCCCGAGGCCTTCACCCGGGCCGGCGCGGAGATCGTCACGATCGGCGCCGAGCCCAACGGCCTCAACATCAACGACGGCTGCGGCTCCACCCACCTCGGCCTGCTCAAGGCGGCCGTGGTCGAGCACGGCGCCGACTTCGGCATCGCGCACGACGGCGACGCCGACCGCTGCCTGGCCGTGGACGGCTCCGGCGAGGAGATCGACGGCGACCAGATCCTCGCCGTGCTGGCCCTGGCCATGCGCGAGGCCGGCCAGCTGCGCGAGAACACCGTGGTCGGCACCGTGATGTCCAACCTGGGCTTCAAGCTGGCCATGGAGGCCGAGGGCATCCAGGTCGTGCAGACCGGGGTCGGCGACCGCTACGTGCTGGAGTCGATGAAGGAGCACGGCTACGCGCTCGGCGGCGAGCAGTCCGGCCACGTGATCATCCTCGACCACGCGACGACCGGCGACGGCACGCTCACCGGCCTGCTGCTCGCGGCGCGCGTCGCGGCCACCGGCAAGTCCCTCGCCGAGCTGGCGGGCGTCATGCAGCGGCTGCCGCAGGTGCTGATCAACGTTCCCGACGTGGACAAGTCCCGCGTCACCACCTCCGCCGAGCTGGCCGCGGCCGTCGCCGACGCCGAGCGCGAGCTGGGCACCACCGGTCGGGTGCTGCTGCGCTCCTCCGGTACGGAGCCGCTGGTACGGGTGATGGTGGAGGCCGCCGACATCGAGCAGGCCCGCTCGGTCGCCGGGCGCCTCGCGGACGTCGTGAAGTCCGCGCTCGGCTAG